A stretch of DNA from Sandaracinaceae bacterium:
CGACAACGACTCTGGCGGAGACGTCTACGTCGCCGACACGACGCTGAGCTGTTCGGGGCTCGTGTGCTCGGTGACCGCGTTCCACGCCCCGGTCAAGCTCTCCGACGGCCTCTGCTACGACCTGGGCGGTAGCCATCGGCGCGACTGTGAGGCGGCGGACGTCGACGGCGACGGCGACGAAGACGACATCGTGATCTTCGACCGCTACTACGACCGAGTGCACGTGGCGATCGGCGACAGCGCCACCCACTCGCTGACGACGACCTACAGCTGGAGCACCTCGGTCTGCCCCGACGGACACGACTGCCGGACCGGTGACTTCAACGGAGACGGCATGGACGACATCGTCGGCTTCTCGAAGATCTCGGGCGAGGGACCCTGGGGCTCGGTGTACGTCCAGACCTCGACCGCGAGCTTCTAGCTAGACGTCGACCGCCGACCCCATCTGTACGAGGGGTCGGCGGTCCGCTCGACTCCAGCGCGACGACACCGACGGGGACGTAGCACCGAACACCGAGGGATCTGGGGAGACGCGAGCGCTGGCGGGACTCGATGCATCACCCGCTCCGCGCTCGGTCGGTGCTGGGCCGGCTGGCGCTGGCGGACGGCGCCCCCGGTTCGGGTCTTGCCCCACTCCGGCGTCCTATCCCCTCCATCGTGGCGGCGGTAGACCGCAGCGCGCGGCGTCAACCAGGCTCTCGCAAGCCGCCCGGGTCGGTCGGCTTCGGCGAGCGCTTCTTCCCGGGGAGCATGCGAGCGACGACCGGCACCCCCCGGAGCTGCTGGATCAGGACCCCGCCGACGTGCAGCCCGACGAGGCCGAGTAGCGTCAAGACGAGGACTTCGTGGACCTTCCTCGAAGCGAGCTGCTCGAGCGCGGGGGCGGAGGCCAGCTCTCCCGACACATACGCGGGCCACGCGCTGCCCGCCGCGGTCGCGACGCCGCTCGCACCGAGCCCGAAGAGGACCACGTAGATGAGGCCATGCACGACGTCGACGCCGCGCCGATGCAGCGGCGCCAGCGGCAGCGGCGCCGGGGATCGACCACGCCAACGGACGACGAGACGGGCGACGGTGAGGACCATCAGCAGGATCCCGAAGATCGTGTGGGACCGCGCGAGGAGCTGCCGAAGGTTGGCGTCGGCCGGGAGATCCGACATCACGAACCCGGCCGCGGCCAGGCCCGCGACGAGCGCCGCGGTCATCCAGTGCAAGGCGACGCTCGCGTTCGACCATCTCTCGATCATGACATCCTCCTCGGGTCCAAGAGCGCTGGGAGCGCCAGCGCTTGGACGACCCAGAACACGCTGCGCACGCTCATCGCGGCGACCGTGCGCGTCTCGAACGCGCCCCCGCCGAGCACGTAGCCCGTGAACAGCACCAGCACGGCCACGGTGGACATGGCGAGCGCGCGTGCGGTCCAGACCGCCCACCGACGCCGAGCCAGGGTGGCAGCGCCGGTCGCCACGTAGGCGAAGCCGGCCGCGAAGTTGAAGCCGAGGACGAACGGCACCACGTCGCCGGCCGCGCGCCACGCGTCCGCTCCACCGAACAGAACGTGGCCCCCCTCGAGGACCGTCGCCAGGCCGAAGACCAGGGCGAGCGCCCCCGCGATCCACCGCAGAGGGGTAGCCAGCCGGGGATCCGTCGCGGTGCTCACGCCGGCGCCTTCGTGTCCGACCAATGACGCAGCGAGAGCACGGCGCTGACGAGCACCGAGGCGGTCATCGCGAGCGCGCCGATGAGCACGAAGACCGGCGAGAGGCCGAGGTAGACCTCGCCCAGGATCCCGATCGGCATGAGCAGACCGGCGAGGCCGAGCCACGCGGCGAGCGCGCGACCTCGATCGGGCGCCGAGGGGAGCCGCGCCAGGACGAAGCCGAGGGCCAGGTTGAGGAGCGCGAACAGGTTGCCGTGCACGTGCGCGAGGCGCGCCTCGAAGTGCCGGCCGACGGAGTAGCTCGCGACCCACGCTTCCTTGTCCGGCGCGAAGTCGCGCAGGTAGATGAGGAGGAACCCGTAGAGCATGAAGGCCGCCATGACGAGCAGCCCCACGCCGACATTGTAGCGTCCAGTCTTCACGTTCGAGCCTGCCTGGCGGAGCTCTGGCTCCGCGCCGGGGTTTGGAGGAGGGTGGCCAGCGCGGCGCGCACCGCGCGCGCCTCCCGCTTCCGAGCGCGGGGCTTCGCCCGCGAGAGCGCGTGCATCTGGACGCTGCCCATCACGACGAGGGCGAGCGCGGCGGCGTCGACGTCGGCTCGGATGTCGCCCTCCTCTTGGCCATCGCGGATGCAGTCGCGAATGAAGTCGCGGGTGCTCTTCACGACCGCCGAGAGCCGCGCCGATCCGTCGGCCGGCAGCGCGAGGAGGAACTGCTCGGAGAGCACCAGCCGCGGGATGCCCGGGTGCCGCTCGACCGCGGCGCCGCGTGCCTCGACGAAGCGCTCGAGGCGCTCGAGGCCAGGCAGCTCCAGCGAGGGGAAGCTCCGCGCGAGGATCGTCTCCACCCGGTCCACGATCGCCTCGAGCAACGCGTCGA
This window harbors:
- a CDS encoding cytochrome b/b6 domain-containing protein, with product MIERWSNASVALHWMTAALVAGLAAAGFVMSDLPADANLRQLLARSHTIFGILLMVLTVARLVVRWRGRSPAPLPLAPLHRRGVDVVHGLIYVVLFGLGASGVATAAGSAWPAYVSGELASAPALEQLASRKVHEVLVLTLLGLVGLHVGGVLIQQLRGVPVVARMLPGKKRSPKPTDPGGLREPG
- a CDS encoding TetR/AcrR family transcriptional regulator; the encoded protein is MSTGDRRRELVDVALEIIATRGIAALSTRALAKEVGLSSGAIFRHFASLDALLEAIVDRVETILARSFPSLELPGLERLERFVEARGAAVERHPGIPRLVLSEQFLLALPADGSARLSAVVKSTRDFIRDCIRDGQEEGDIRADVDAAALALVVMGSVQMHALSRAKPRARKREARAVRAALATLLQTPARSQSSARQART